The window CCACAATTGCGCGTAAATTCCACCTTTGGCAATCAGTTCCTGATGTGTGCCCTGTTCAGCAATACGGCCCTGATCCAGTACGATCAGACGATCCATCGCGGCAATGGTCGATAACCGGTGAGCAATAGCAATCACGGTTTTATTTTCCATTAACCGGTACAGACTCTCCTGAATGGCGGCTTCGACTTCCGAGTCCAGCGCGGAGGTGGCTTCGTCCAGAATCAGAATCGGTGCGTCTTTTAATAATACCCGGGCAATGGCGATACGCTGGCGCTGGCCACCGGACAGTTTTACCCCGCGCTCACCGACCTGGGCGTCGTAGCCTGTGTTGCCTTCCGGATCGTGCAGTTCCTGAATAAATTCGTGCGCTTCGGCCTTGCGCGACGCTTCCAGCAGTTCGGCTTCGCTGGCATCCGGGCGTCCGTAGAGAATATTGTCACGCACGCTGCGGTGCAGCAGCGAGGTATCCTGAGTCACCATGCCGATATGTTTGCGCAGTGAATCCTGAGTCACGTCTTTAATATCCTGACCGTCAATCAGAATACGGCCGGAATTCAGGTCGTAAAAACGCAGCAGCAGATTAACCAGTGTCGATTTTCCGGCACCGGAGCGTCCGACCAATCCCACTTTTTCACCGGCTTTGATATGGATATTCAGTGCCTCGAATACCTCTTTATTCTGGTTGTCTTCATGCCCCTGATAATGGAAACAGGCCTGTTCCAGACGGATTTCGCCCTGCTTTACGTTCAGCGCTTTGGCATCAGCGCTATCCTGCACCTGCGGGGTTTTGGACAGCGTTTTCATGCCGTCGGCAACGGTGCCGATATTTTCAAACAGGGCACTGACTTCCCACATAATCCACTGCGCCATACCGTTGATGCGCAGCGCCAGCGAGATCGCAATGGCAATGGCGCCGATACTGATGGCGCTGTCCATCCACAGCCAGACGGCGATGGCGGCAATGGTAAACGCCAGCAGGTAATTAATGACGTTAACGGTCACATTCAGACCCGTGACCAGACGCATCTGGCGGTACACGGTATCCATAAAGCCTTCCATCGAGTCGCGTGCATAATCCGTTTCACGGTCGGTATGTGAGAACAGTTTTACCGTCTGAATATTGGTGTAACTGTCGACCACACGTCCGGTCATGGTGGAGCGGGCGTCGGCCTGTTCGGTGGCAATGCGTTTCAGCTTGGGTACAAAGTACAGCTGGGCACAAATATACAGCGCCAGCCAGGCCAGCATTGGCAGCATAAGGCGCCAGTCGGCCAGTGCCACCATGACCAGTACTGAGGTGAAATACACCAGAATATAAACCGCCAGATCCATCAGTTTCATCACGGTTTCGCGCACCGCCAGAGCGGTTTGCATCACCTTGGTGGCGAGGCGGCCGGCAAATTCATCCTGATAAAAACCGAGGCTTTGCTTTAACAGATAGCGATGGGTCAGCCAGCGGATTTTCATCGGGTAATTACCCAATAACGTCTGATGCACCAGCAAGGTGTGGAAAAAGACGACTAAAGGCATTACCAGTACGACCATCAGCGACATCAGCAGCAGACGGCTGCCTTCTTCGGCGAGCAGGGTGTCGGGTGTGCGCTGGCTCAGCCAGTCAACCAGATTGCCCATAAAGCCGAACATCATGACTTCCAGCACCGCCAGCAGAGCCGTCAGCAGCGACATAAACACCAGCGGCACTTCCAGGCCACGGGTGTAATGGCGGCAGAAAGCAAAAATTCCGGCAGGTGGCTGCTGCGGGTGTTCCGGAGGAAAGGGGTTCACAAAACGTTCAAAGAGTCTGAGCATACTGGTCATATAAAGGCAGGAGTGGAACAGCCCGACACCTTAGCGGAGCAGGCTTATGAATGTAAGCGCTGAAAATTGATTTCACTGTTCGGGCGACGGAATAACGCTCTGAGAGAGGTTGTTGGGGTAAACCCGGTGTTTTACTCTGCCGCAGTACTAACGCGGCTGTAGCGCTTTGTCAGGACGATTCAGACACATAGCAGGCAGATTGCGGTGAACTTGCATCCCTTTGAGCAAAGATTCTGATCGCCGGACGTGTTACGATTCGAAAAGGTGATCGTTAGGACAAAGAAAAATCACTGTACTACCGCGCAGATAAGCCTATCTTTGCGCAACTTTTTTTCATTCACATCACTACCCGGATAAGGAGGTAGCGAGCCCAATGGTTGTTCAACCTGAAGACTACTACGATGCCGAGAGCTTTACTCGCCTGAAAGAATTTGCCGACAAACAGGAAACCCCTTGTCTGGTTGTCGATAAACGTATTTTTGAGCGTCAGCTGGATGATCTGATCAGCAGTTTTCCTTATGCGAAAACGTATTACGCCATTAAAGCCAACCCGATGCCTGAACTGCTGGGCATTCTGCGTGACCGTGGCTGCTGTTTTGACGTGGCTTCGCGCTACGAGCTGGATAAAGTTCTGGCACAGGGTGTGACAGGTGACCGTGTAAGCTATGGCAACACGATCAAGAAAGCCCGGGATATCCGCTACTTCTATGAGAAGGGTGTGAATCTGTTTGCCACCGACTCTGAAGCTGACCTGCGTAATATCGCCAAGGCTGCTCCGGGTGCACGTGTATTTGTGCGTATCCTGACTGAAGGTTCGCAAACTGCCGACTGGCCACTGTCGCGTAAATTCGGTTGTCAGACCGATATGGCGATGGACCTGTGCCTGCTGGCGCGTGATCTGGGTCTGGTGCCTTACGGTATCTCTTTCCACGTAGGTTCTCAGCAGCGTGATATCGGTGCCTGGGACTCGGCGATTGCCAAAGTGAAGGTAATTTTCGAGCGTCTGCGCGAAGAAGACGGCATCGAACTGAAAATGATTAACCTGGGTGGTGGCTTCCCGGCCAACTACATCAGCCGTACCAACGATCTGAAAACCTACGCAGAAGAAATTACCCGTTTCCTGCATGAGGATTTCGGTGAAGAACTGCCGGAAATCATTCTGGAGCCGGGCCGTTCACTGGTGGCCAACGCCGGTATTCTGGTCAGCGAAGTGGTACTGGTCAGCCGTAAAGACCGTTACGGTCTGCACCGCTGGGTATTTACCGATGTGGGTAAATTCGGTGGCCTGATCGAAACCATGGACGAGTCCATCAAATATCCGCTGTTTGTGGAGAAAAAAGGCGAACTCGAAGAAGTGGTTCTGGCCGGCCCAACCTGTGACAGCGCCGATATTCTGTACGAAGACTACAAATACGAGCTGCCACTGAATCTGGCATCCGGTGATCGTCTGTACTGGTTCTCAACCGGTGCATACACCACCACTTACAGTGCTGTGGAATTCAACGGCTTCCCGCCGCTGGCTTCTTTCTGCATCTGAGTGAGCTGATGGCTCGCTGTTAAAAAACCGTCAGCCGGGCAACCGGCTGGCGGTTTTTTTATGGATATACGCCTCCCTGCAGTTGGTCAGACAGGTACTAAAAAGGTATCTTGTCGGTAACGATCTCATACACAGGGAGGATGTATGCAAGCCGTACCTCTGGAATTGCTTATCAACGGTCTGACCGTGGCCGCCGGTGCTGCCTTATTGGTCGAACGCTTCACCGAACTTCTCAAACACGTTAAAGAACGTGCCAATAAATTCTTTCTTGAACGCGATGCTGAAGCAGCCAGACTGGCGGCACTGAAAACCGCACAGCAACAGGCTGCAGCCATTCAGCAGCATTTGCAGGCCGGCCATGCGCCGGAGGTTGCAGTATTAAAAGCTGCAGAGAGTTCTGCTGACAGTATCCCTCCTGGTGTTGATAACGATCATGCCGCCTTCGAGCAGCACGCAGCCATCAGCGTTGTTCCCATTCCGGTAATATCCAGCGAAAGTGCAGCGCTCAATTTATTTATGCGCCTCGCGCCTTTGGGGCTGGGCATTATTCTCGCCGGCATTTTTGATCTGCATCTGTTGGCGATGTTTACCGGACAAGCGATTATGGATATTCCAACCCTGTGGGAGCAGGGCAACTGGCACGTCATTATGCTGCAATCGCTGGATACTCTGTTGTCGGGTTTATTGATTGGCGGTGGCAGCCAGCCGGTGCATATGCTGATGCTGTTTTTAACCACCCGCCGTTTAACCGACAGTGAAAAGCAGGCGCTACAGGAAGTAATTGATCCGGGTGAAGAGGCGCGCTGCCAGCCTTCAGCGCAGACGCCGGAAGTTATTCATCTGGCCAGCGACGAGCGCGTTGGCAGTGTTTTACCCGGCCCGGATATTCACTATGCCGGCGGCGTTAATCCGCAGAGTCTGGAGCAGGTTCACCGCCGCAGTGGTGAGCCGGAGCAGATTGTTGTGCACCACACGGCGATGAATTCGGCGCTGGGTTTTAATGCCATTGTGGATGAATTTATCGGGCAGAAAAAATGGCTTACCGGTTATCACTGCGTGATTATGCCTGATGGCAGTATCCGTCCGTTCTGCCGTTGGGACCGCGCGGGTAATCATGCCAGGGGCCACAACGACCGCACGCTGGGCATTGCCTTTCACGGTAATTTTCATAATCAGCCACACGACCGCTTTGCCAACAGCGATGGCCGCTATGGCCCACTGAAACCAACCGCTGCACAGCTGGATGCCGGAGCCCGGGTAATTGCCCTGTGGCTGAATCTGTATCCGCAAATGCCCGGCGCGCTGACACAGGCGGTAGTTCCGCACCGTGCACTGGAAGGTGCTGATACTGTGTGTCCGGGAAATCAGTTTCCTTTTGCCGAATTACTCAGCCGTACCGGGGCTTATTGCAACGCCTGGCAAACATCCGCTACCGCTCAGGCCGGGCTGCAGGCCTTCCGCCAGAAACCCTATATTTATGCCCTGAACACAAGCGCCGCAGGAGGTCAGCATGGACAGCTTTGATTCTGCATTAATTATGCTTTGCAGCGCGTTGTTTTTTTCTTTA of the Thalassolituus hydrocarboniclasticus genome contains:
- a CDS encoding ABC transporter ATP-binding protein, yielding MLRLFERFVNPFPPEHPQQPPAGIFAFCRHYTRGLEVPLVFMSLLTALLAVLEVMMFGFMGNLVDWLSQRTPDTLLAEEGSRLLLMSLMVVLVMPLVVFFHTLLVHQTLLGNYPMKIRWLTHRYLLKQSLGFYQDEFAGRLATKVMQTALAVRETVMKLMDLAVYILVYFTSVLVMVALADWRLMLPMLAWLALYICAQLYFVPKLKRIATEQADARSTMTGRVVDSYTNIQTVKLFSHTDRETDYARDSMEGFMDTVYRQMRLVTGLNVTVNVINYLLAFTIAAIAVWLWMDSAISIGAIAIAISLALRINGMAQWIMWEVSALFENIGTVADGMKTLSKTPQVQDSADAKALNVKQGEIRLEQACFHYQGHEDNQNKEVFEALNIHIKAGEKVGLVGRSGAGKSTLVNLLLRFYDLNSGRILIDGQDIKDVTQDSLRKHIGMVTQDTSLLHRSVRDNILYGRPDASEAELLEASRKAEAHEFIQELHDPEGNTGYDAQVGERGVKLSGGQRQRIAIARVLLKDAPILILDEATSALDSEVEAAIQESLYRLMENKTVIAIAHRLSTIAAMDRLIVLDQGRIAEQGTHQELIAKGGIYAQLWAHQTGGFIGED
- a CDS encoding type III PLP-dependent enzyme, coding for MVVQPEDYYDAESFTRLKEFADKQETPCLVVDKRIFERQLDDLISSFPYAKTYYAIKANPMPELLGILRDRGCCFDVASRYELDKVLAQGVTGDRVSYGNTIKKARDIRYFYEKGVNLFATDSEADLRNIAKAAPGARVFVRILTEGSQTADWPLSRKFGCQTDMAMDLCLLARDLGLVPYGISFHVGSQQRDIGAWDSAIAKVKVIFERLREEDGIELKMINLGGGFPANYISRTNDLKTYAEEITRFLHEDFGEELPEIILEPGRSLVANAGILVSEVVLVSRKDRYGLHRWVFTDVGKFGGLIETMDESIKYPLFVEKKGELEEVVLAGPTCDSADILYEDYKYELPLNLASGDRLYWFSTGAYTTTYSAVEFNGFPPLASFCI
- a CDS encoding peptidoglycan recognition protein family protein, which codes for MQAVPLELLINGLTVAAGAALLVERFTELLKHVKERANKFFLERDAEAARLAALKTAQQQAAAIQQHLQAGHAPEVAVLKAAESSADSIPPGVDNDHAAFEQHAAISVVPIPVISSESAALNLFMRLAPLGLGIILAGIFDLHLLAMFTGQAIMDIPTLWEQGNWHVIMLQSLDTLLSGLLIGGGSQPVHMLMLFLTTRRLTDSEKQALQEVIDPGEEARCQPSAQTPEVIHLASDERVGSVLPGPDIHYAGGVNPQSLEQVHRRSGEPEQIVVHHTAMNSALGFNAIVDEFIGQKKWLTGYHCVIMPDGSIRPFCRWDRAGNHARGHNDRTLGIAFHGNFHNQPHDRFANSDGRYGPLKPTAAQLDAGARVIALWLNLYPQMPGALTQAVVPHRALEGADTVCPGNQFPFAELLSRTGAYCNAWQTSATAQAGLQAFRQKPYIYALNTSAAGGQHGQL